A region of Arabidopsis thaliana chromosome 5, partial sequence DNA encodes the following proteins:
- a CDS encoding Yippee family putative zinc-binding protein (Yippee family putative zinc-binding protein; CONTAINS InterPro DOMAIN/s: Yippee-like protein (InterPro:IPR004910); BEST Arabidopsis thaliana protein match is: Yippee family putative zinc-binding protein (TAIR:AT2G40110.1); Has 1807 Blast hits to 1807 proteins in 277 species: Archae - 0; Bacteria - 0; Metazoa - 736; Fungi - 347; Plants - 385; Viruses - 0; Other Eukaryotes - 339 (source: NCBI BLink).), with translation MGRIFTVELEGRSYRCRFCRTHLALPDDLVSRSFHCRRGKAYLFNRSVNISMGPLEERLMLSGMHTVADIFCCCCGQNVGWKYESAHEKAQKYKEGKFVLERGRIVDEIDLSTEVYIDTHGSTSDTEDS, from the exons atgggAAGGATATTCACGGTGGAGCTTGAAGGAAGATCTTACAGATGCAGGTTCTGCAGAACCCATCTCGCTCTTCCCGATGATCTTGTCTCTCGG TCGTTTCATTGCCGTAGAGGAAAGGCTTACCTCTTCAACCGTTC gGTGAACATAAGTATGGGTCCTCTAGAGGAAAGACTGATGCTTTCCGGTATGCACACCGTAGCTGACATTTTCTGCTGCTGTTGTGGACAGAATGTTGGCTGGAAATAC GAATCAGCGCACGAGAAAGCTCAGAAGTATAAAGAAGGCAAATTTGTTCTGGAAAG AGGAAGGATCGTGGATGAAATCGATTTATCAACTGAGGTTTATATCGATACTCATGGTAGCACAAGCGACACAGAAGATTCTTAA
- a CDS encoding transcriptional regulator ATRX-like protein (unknown protein; LOCATED IN: chloroplast; Has 1807 Blast hits to 1807 proteins in 277 species: Archae - 0; Bacteria - 0; Metazoa - 736; Fungi - 347; Plants - 385; Viruses - 0; Other Eukaryotes - 339 (source: NCBI BLink).), giving the protein MGKSSSSSKIIKDSSNKLRSVKKKKSKRNKSKKIRRIKDESESSGSDSSLYSSSEDDYRRKKKRRSKLSKKRSRKRYSSSESDDDSDDDRLLKKKKRSKRKDENVGKKKKKVVSRKRRKRDLSSSSTSSEQSDNDGSESDDGKRWSRDRGRRLGKVKDSRSRSRDELEGESEEPDECWQGEDEVIPEKNPRRLKSIVVVSYNYGNGERKEEDDRDVYMTRGGGNRELGYSEDSDEMDGESIDSYSRIRADDNGFGEYNKSETSKVSHTDNSLKDDDLEAILKKRALENLKRFRGVTQKSGIAKKEVSSVSEGEPMQIESEKVESQDHDLMEQKLCDSAVSKDLENSEKILHVINVKESGTALANSASQQDQQSGDTAKVKVSSGLSSCTTKRKLVRPVLSKDSLNLASKKEASGSQDAEAESIDGSTVDKNCLESTLALVTKNEGEHIEPTKVSSTLNAESSSHADTEEVDEVKGGSQSEQKTIDETKDESQYEQKTMTVMRGGEMVQVSYKVYIPKKASSLGRRKLNR; this is encoded by the exons ATGGGCAAATCTTCATCGTCCTCAAAGATAATCAAAGATTCGTCTAATAAg TTGCGatcggtgaagaagaagaagagtaagagaaacaaatcaaagaagattCGTCGGATTAAAGATGAGAGTGAATCAAGTGGTTCAGATTCCTCTTTGTATTCTAGTTCAGAAGATGATTacaggagaaagaagaagcgtAGATCTAAATTGAGTAAGAAGAGGTCACGGAAGAGGTACTCTAGTAGtgagagtgatgatgatagtgatgatgatcgtcttttaaagaaaaagaaaagatctaAGAGGAAGGATGAAAACgtagggaagaagaagaagaaagttgtgtCAAGAAAGAGACGTAAGAGAGATTTGAGTTCAAGCTCTACAAGTAGTGAGCAGAGTGATAATGACGGTAGTGAGAGTGATGATGGGAAGAGATGGTCTAGGgatagaggaagaagacttGGTAAGGTTAAGGATTCCCGGAGTAGAAGTAGAGATGAGTTGGAAGGAGAGAGTGAAGAACCTGATGAATGCTGGCAAGGGGAAGATGAAGTTATACCTGAGAAGAATCCTAGAAGGCTTAAATCGATTGTTGTTGTATCGTATAATTATGGGAATGGTgagagaaaggaagaagatgaccGTGATGTCTATATGACACGCGGTGGTGGCAATAGAGAGTTAGGATATAGTGAGGACTCTGATGAGATGGATGGTGAATCTATTGACTCTTATTCTAGAATTCGTGCTGATGACAACGGATTTGGGGAATATAATAAATCTGAAACTAGCAAAGTTTCTCATACAGACAATAGCttgaaagatgatgatttggAAGCCATTCTAAAGAAAAGAGCTCTGGAGAATCTTAAAAGATTTCGTGGAGTGACCCAAAAGAGTGGAATAGCTAAAAAAGAGGTGTCTTCTGTTTCAGAAGGAGAACCTATGCAAATTGAATCTGAAAAAGTTGAGTCACAAGACCATGATCTCATGGAGCAGAAACTTTGTGATTCTGCTGTAAGCAAAGATCTTGAGAATTCAGAAAAGATTTTACATGTTATTAATGTTAAGGAATCTGGAACAGCATTGGCTAATTCTGCCTCTCAACAAGATCAGCAGTCTGGTGATACTGCCAAGGTTAAAGTTAGTTCTGGTCTTAGCTCTTGTACAACCAAACGAAAGTTGGTTAGACCGGTATTGAGTAAAGATAGTTTAAATCTAGCTAGCAAGAAAGAAGCTAGTGGTAGCCAAGATGCTGAAGCAGAGAGCATTGATGGCAGTACCGTTGACAAGAATTGTTTAGAAAGTACTCTAGCTTTGGTAACAAAGAATGAAGGTGAACACATAGAACCAACAAAAGTTAGTTCTACGCTCAACGCAGAGTCTTCTTCTCATGCTGACACTGAGGAGGTAGATGAAGTCAAAGGAGGGTCTCAGTCTGAACAGAAAACAattgatgaaacaaaagatgagTCACAGTACGAACAGAAAACGATGACTGTGATGAGGGGTGGAGAAATGGTTCAG GTGAGTTACAAGGTCTACATTCCTAAGAAGGCCTCTTCTTTGGGTAGAAG